In one Coccinella septempunctata chromosome 6, icCocSept1.1, whole genome shotgun sequence genomic region, the following are encoded:
- the LOC123314839 gene encoding notchless protein homolog 1 has protein sequence MEMDSMESGGKELLSCRFKSETGEVLGDIMDLPVNCTLQQLTLICNALLEQEEPVPYLFFVNETEITNSLQKTLDITNINTEEVIDIVYQQQAVFRVRPVTRCTSSMPGHAEAVISVSFSPDGLNLASGSGDTTVRFWDVLTQTPLHTCKGHRNWVLCISWSPDSKKLASACKDGKIIIWDPFTGKQLGKTMIGHKQWVTSLSWEPYHQNTECRLLASSSKDGDVRIWDTVLCQTLRTISGHLKSVTVVKWGGSGLIYTASQDRSIKVWRAQDGILCRTLEGHAHWVNTLALNTDYILKIGAFDPVKDSNKNTLDENKKKSQEFALKRYKEVTEACGERLVSGSDDFTMFLWDPTKDKKPIARLTGHQQLVNDVKFSPDGRILASASFDKSIRLWQAKTGKFIATLRGHVQAVYMVAFSADSRLMVSGSADSTLKLWNLKTNKLEIDLPGHGDEVYAVDWSTDGYRVASGGKDKVLKLWQY, from the exons ATGGAAATGGACTCAATGGAAAGCGGAGGGAAGGAATTGCTATCATGCCGTTTCAAATCAGAAACAGGCGAAGTTTTAGGAGATATCATGGATTTGCCAGTCAATTGTACACTGCAACAGTTAACTTTGATCTGTAATGCTCTTTTAGAGCAGGAAGAACCAGTCCCGTATCTTTTTTTCGTAAACGAAACAGAAATAACTAATTCCCTGCAAAAGACACTTGATATTACAAATATAAACACTGAAGAAGTTATCGATATTGTATACCAACAGCAGGCTGTCTTTCGAGTAAGACCAGTCACGCGATGCACAAGTTCTATGCCTGGTCATGCTGAAGCTGTGATATCAGTCAGCTTCAGTCCTGATGGTCTCAATTTAGCCAGTGGGTCAGGTGACACTACTGTTAGATTCTGGGATGTTTTGACTCAAACACCATTGCACACGTGCAAGGGTCACAGAAACTGGGTTCTTTGTATATCGTGGTCACCAGATAGCAAGAAATTGGCTTCAGCATGTAAAGATGGTAAAATTATCATATGGGACCCTTTTACTGGGAAACAATTGGGTAAAACGATGATAGGCCATAAACAATGGGTGACTTCTCTGAGCTGGGAGCCTTATCATCAAAATACAGAATGTAG ATTGCTAGCTAGTTCTTCAAAAGATGGTGATGTCAGAATATGGGATACAGTTTTATGTCAAACATTGAGGACGATAAGTGGTCACTTGAAAAGTGTAACTGTTGTCAAGTGGGGTGGCTCAGGACTTATCTACACCGCTTCACAAGACAGAAGTATAAAAGTCTGGAGGGCACAAGATGGTATATTGTGTAGGACATTGGAAGGCCATGCACATTGGGTGAATACACTGGCACTAAACACAGATTACATTTTAAAAATAGGAGCCTTTGACCCAGTTAAAGATTCTAATAAAAATACATTGGAtgagaataagaaaaaatctcAAGAATTTGCTCTGAAAAG GTATAAAGAAGTGACAGAAGCATGTGGTGAACGGTTAGTTTCTGGTTCAGACGATTTCACAATGTTCCTCTGGGACCCAACGAAAGACAAGAAACCAATAGCGAGGCTCACAGGCCATCAACAGTTGGTTAATGATGTCAAATTTTCACCAGATGGTAGGATACTTGCCTCTGCTTCTTTTGACAAATCCATAAGACTTTGGCAGGCTAAAACTGGAAAGTTTATAGCAACTTTACGTGGACATGTCCAGGCTGTGTATATGGTAGCCTTTTCTGCTGATTCAAGATTGATGGTCAGTGGAAGTGCAGATTCCACTTTGAAATTGTGGAATTTGAAGACGAACAAGTTGGAAATCGATTTACCTGGTCACGGAGATGAAGTTTATGCAGTGGACTGGTCAACAGATGGTTATAGAGTTGCTTCAGGTGGTAAAgataaagttttgaaattgtggcaatattaa
- the LOC123315160 gene encoding kanadaptin gives MEMDEVKSGIIEHDETDNDKSTENKDNVRALEFKKPLLVGKIGRFPKKLKSSLAVTNPSTEELSSELLKDTVTSSNEEVIKVENTPQKNDTFSNQYKEPLWSGLPKPSSQNYYFEILKDGSIIDTVNLMGKSYWLFGRLANCDIPMQHPTISRYHAVLQYRSEPSETDGAGFYIYDLDSTHGTFLNKNKLRPRVYVRIQVGHILKLGCSTRSYLLNGPEEDTEQESELSVTELKQKRQEDIERREREKIELIQRKQKEEEERKKKEEERGIDWGLGEDADEETDLSENPYAQSNNEDLYLDDPKKTLRGFFEREGLNLEYDCSEQGMGQFMCKVELPIDDDKGRPIYAEIIHKGKKKEAVVQCALEACRILDRYGLLRQAVHESRKRKAKDWAENDYYDSDDDTFLDRTGEIEKKREKRMNTKNPKKAETYEGLMEKERLISDSIRKVEKQLLEAQEKAKHSNRTKSEEDSLDAFMKDLKDSKPDKTAISKLRSELARLKQEHAKVIKLVNIAKPANLPPLVPQYSSEVTGQTGKSKVLPIFGKRKKVPVVVQRKTSIPEKMDCDEDEEEEIEQEKSNADQNINIDESDVPSEPEKINEILENNEKTRKISSYGLQTVNETKKPEVSLNQLDGGSVEDLCKNVLNGILDEVKLKSEQISLLNDPEVQKQHLDNLVSVIKTGVERIHENINKIQIEKSENIEDSHEDCDRIEPITHVESTSEEATKKKKNQRRIQQRQEKAEIEKRKGYAEDAKKEDYNMWIPPKDQSGDGRTKLNEKFGY, from the exons ATGGAAATGGATGAAGTAAAAAGTGGAATAATTGAGCATGATGAAACTGATAACGACaaaagcactgaaaataaagataACGTCAGAGCTCTAGAATTCAAAAAACCATTACTAGTCGGTAAAATTGGTCGATTTCCaaagaaattaaaaagttctcTAGCAGTAACTAACCCAAGTACCGAAGAATTAAGTAGCGAATTGTTGAAAGACACTGTTACTTCCTCGAATGAAGAGGTCATAAAAG TTGAGAATACCCCTCAAAAGAATGATACCTTCAGTAATCAATATAAAGAACCTCTTTGGTCTGGTTTGCCGAAACCATCGtcccaaaattattattttgaaattttaaaagATGGAAGTATCATTGATACAGTCAACTTGATGGGCAAATCGTATTGGTTATTTGGAAGATTAGCAAACTGTGATATTCCCATGCAACACCCCACAATATCAAG ATATCACGCTGTACTTCAATATCGTTCTGAACCCAGTGAAACTGATGGGGCTGGATTTTATATTTATGATTTGGATAGCACCCATGGAACATTTTTAAATAAGAATAAACTGAGGCCTAGGGTGTATGTTAGAATTCAG GTGGGCCACATCCTTAAATTAGGATGTAGCACTAGAAGTTATCTTCTAAATGGCCCCGAAGAAGATACAGAACAAGAGTCTGAACTTTCTGTGACTGaactcaaacaaaaaaggcAGGAAGATATAGAAAGGAGGGAAAGGGAAAAGATAGAATTGATTCAGcgcaaacaaaaagaagaagaagaaagaaagaaGAAGGAAGAGGAAAGAGGAATCGATTGGGGATTAG GAGAAGATGCCGATGAAGAAACAGACCTTTCAGAAAACCCCTATGCTCAGTCTAACAATGAAGACTTATACCTCGACGATCCTAAAAAAACTCTGAGAGGTTTCTTTGAAAGAGAAGGCTTAAATTTGGAGTATGATTGTTCGGAGCAAGGTATGGGACAGTTTATGTGCAAGGTGGAGCTACCAATCGATGACGATAAGGGAAGGCCCATCTACGCTGAAATTATACACAAAGGCAAAAAGAAAGAAGCCGTAGTACAGTGCGCCCTAGAGGCCTGCAGAATTCTAGACAGATACGGATTATTAAGACAGGCAGTTCACG AATCCAGAAAGAGAAAAGCGAAAGATTGGGCAGAAAATGATTATTATGATAGCGACGATGATACATTCTTGGATAGGACTGGGGAAATCGAAAAAAAGAGGGAGAAGAGAATGAATACGAAGAATCCTAAAAAGGCGGAAACTTACGAGGGTCTG ATGGAAAAAGAACGCTTAATATCGGACTCTAtaagaaaagtggaaaaacaactATTAGAAGCGCAGGAAAAAGCGAAGCATTCGAACCGGACCAAATCTGAGGAGGATTCATTAGACGCCTTCATGAAGGATCTCAAAGATTCGAAGCCCGACAAAACGGCGATCAGTAAACTCAGAAGCGAACTTGCGAGGCTCAAACAGGAGCACGCCAAGGTTATAAAGCTGGTGAACATAGCGAAACCGGCCAATCTACCACCGCTAGTACCCCAATATTCTTCGGAGGTGACTGGTCAAACTGGTAAAAGTAAGGTACTTCCGATATTCGGCAAAAGGAAGAAGGTACCGGTTGTGGTGCAGCGGAAAACATCGATTCCTGAAAAAATGGACTGCGATGaggatgaagaagaagaaatcgaGCAAGAGAAATCGAACGCAGACCAAAATATTAACATAGATGAAAGTGACGTACCTTCGGAACCAGAGAAAATAAACGAGATActggaaaataatgaaaaaacgagaaagattTCCTCATATGGCTTGCAAACGGTCAATGAAACTAAAAAACCTGAAGTTAGTCTCAATCAGTTGGACGGTGGGTCAGTTGAAG ATTTATGTAAAAATGTGCTGAATGGAATACTTGATGAGGTAAAACTCAAATCTGAACAAATTTCGCTCTTAAATGATCCAGAAGTGCAAAAACAACATTTAGATAACCTAGTTTCTGTAATCAAAACGGGTGTAGAAAGAATACATGAGAATATAAACAAAATTCAgatagagaagtctgaaaatatcGAA GATTCACATGAAGACTGTGATAGAATCGAGCCTATTACTCATGTAGAAAGTACATCGGAAGAAGCTACCAAGAAGAAGAAAAACCAGAGAAGAATTCAGCAGAGGCAGGAGAAGGCGGAAATTGAGAAACGCAAAGGGTATGCTGAAGACGCAAAAAAAGAAGACTATAACATGTGGATACCACCCAAGGATCAATCTGGAGATGGACGAACGAAACTCAATGAAAAATTCGGATATTAA
- the LOC123315161 gene encoding cysteine-rich with EGF-like domain protein 2, whose protein sequence is MDEILLKLTIFATVAILVPGTFSGEPREALYKKKFPPCKSCKVFIDSFQKIKEEDLEKTLEKVCLDVVEGRDQCVSFKEEHLASLNDWWSDKKDQDVFNYLCIDGAKVCCPENHYGANCTQCEGYPGNVCNNNGKCKGAGTRKGNGKCHCDEGYTNEKCDQCASGYFEAYRDENKLLCTKCHPSCDGPCNKPGPEGCEKCNVGWLTDKEKGCLDVNECAAPKSPCRINQFCVNSEGSFRCLSCDSSCHSCTGDGPDMCKKCAKGFVMKDKLCVDSEQESRKQHMYITRYLTYLGLCVATCIIFNKNTVLAAVIGIVVAIYISTSEYVLNSHPTPKTDNIAQTILNKISS, encoded by the coding sequence ATGGACGAAATACTGCTGAAACTAACCATATTCGCGACAGTCGCAATCTTGGTGCCTGGAACATTCAGCGGGGAACCCAGGGAAGCGCTGTACAAGAAGAAATTCCCACCGTGCAAATCGTGCAAAGTTTTCATCGACAGTTTCCAGAAGATTAAGGAAGAGGACTTGGAAAAAACCCTTGAAAAAGTGTGCCTCGACGTGGTGGAGGGTAGAGATCAATGCGTTTCTTTCAAGGAGGAACACCTCGCCTCGCTGAACGACTGGTGGTCCGACAAGAAGGACCAAGACGTCTTCAATTACCTGTGCATAGACGGGGCCAAAGTTTGTTGTCCTGAGAACCACTACGGCGCCAATTGTACCCAATGCGAAGGATACCCTGGCAACGTCTGCAACAACAACGGAAAATGCAAGGGTGCGGGCACGAGAAAGGGCAATGGAAAGTGCCACTGCGACGAGGGTTACACCAACGAAAAGTGCGACCAGTGCGCCTCCGGTTACTTCGAGGCCTACAGGGACGAGAACAAACTCCTCTGCACCAAGTGCCACCCCTCCTGCGACGGTCCTTGCAACAAGCCGGGGCCGGAGGGCTGCGAGAAGTGCAACGTCGGCTGGTTGACCGACAAGGAGAAGGGCTGCTTGGACGTCAACGAGTGCGCGGCCCCCAAGTCCCCCTGCAGGATCAACCAGTTCTGCGTGAACAGCGAGGGCTCCTTCCGGTGTCTCAGTTGCGACTCCTCCTGTCATTCGTGCACCGGGGACGGCCCGGACATGTGCAAGAAATGCGCCAAGGGTTTCGTGATGAAGGACAAGCTGTGCGTGGATTCGGAGCAGGAGAGTCGGAAGCAGCACATGTACATAACCAGGTACCTGACCTACCTGGGGCTGTGCGTGGCCACGTGTATCATATTCAACAAGAACACGGTGTTGGCGGCGGTTATTGGGATAGTGGTCGCCATATACATATCCACCTCGGAGTACGTGTTGAACTCCCATCCAACACCCAAGACTGACAACATAGCTCAGACTATTCTGAATAAGATTTCCAGCTGA
- the LOC123315162 gene encoding tenascin-like, whose protein sequence is MINLIPFAVMVLLIDQTVGSALNGPCASNEECGTFDTHCRNGTCVCRDNFITVYDSCVHVASETVECTRKEQCHSILGSKSTCKNKRCVCRPFHHLHKKQCVKNKDLHDFCEHDHQCYCGQDCVERIGCINHKCTCREGYKTYSIRRCIVDPLYSVETPPIAVQQAPIPPMNSAALINHSILLYIIMFSNFLIRYM, encoded by the exons ATGATCAATCTAATTCCATTTGCTGTGATGGTTCTACTCATTGACCAAACCGTAG GTTCCGCTTTGAATGGTCCTTGTGCTTCCAATGAAGAATGTGGGACATTTGACACACACTGTAGAAATGGGACATGTGTATGTAGGGATAATTTCATAACAGTTTACGACAGTTGCGTTCACG TGGCATCGGAAACTGTTGAGTGTACCagaaaagaacaatgtcattCCATTTTAGGCAGTAAGAGCACTTGTAAGAATAAGAGATGCGTATGCAGGCCGTTCCACCATCTGCACAAAAAGCAATGCGTAAAGAATAAAG ATCTTCACGATTTTTGCGAACACGATCATCAGTGCTATTGTGGACAGGATTGTGTAGAGAGAATTGGTTGTATCAACCACAAGTGTACATGCCGAGAAGGATATAAAACGTACAGTATCAGACGATGTATAG tgGACCCTTTATACTCAGTAGAAACTCCGCCGATTGCAGTTCAGCAGGCTCCAATTCCTCCAATGAACAGTGCAGCTTTAATAAACCACTCAATTTTATTGTATATAATTATGTTCTCTAATTTTCTTATTAGGtatatgtaa
- the LOC123315591 gene encoding prion-like-(Q/N-rich) domain-bearing protein 25: MFLEIGVVSTFVSFFVVSAVITTHNYDLIPCKMDGDCTHYNGFCLDGFCKCNNSTFSCKLNQDSTLVNKIGESCQSTNECNLDSAFCGKNNTCVCEDGYLPSENKMKCLRTATRLGDDCEESAQCYSGIPSTGCHKDKCVCQPHMHEFNGSCYKNVGLGETCQLIEECSMTPHATCVKTKCQCRENYVSNGTVCLIKANGINFTCDADLQCKAQLGEGSECSYGSCKCKEVFHFKASINQCVHDILLNEQCGEHRDCHQPGTGPSRLECLVGVCKCKSPYLEEGGFCINSSTSVVVIRSIILFLGTIFLII, translated from the exons ATGTTTTTGGAAATCGGTGTCGTGAGCACTTTTGTGAGTTTCTTCGTCGTTTCCGCCGTCATAACGACACACAACTATG ACCTTATTCCTTGTAAAATGGACGGAGACTGCACGCATTACAATGGATTCTGCTTGGACGGTTTTTGCAAATGCAACAATTCAACGTTCAGCTGTAAACTCAACCAGGATAGTACGCTGGTAAACAAAATAGGGGAAAGCTGTCAATCAACCAACGAGTGTAATCTGGATTCTGCCTTTTGCGGCAAAAATAATACATGCGTTTGCGAAGATGGTTATCTGCCGTCGGAAAACAAGATGAAATGTTTGAGAA CCGCCACCCGTTTGGGTGACGATTGCGAGGAGAGCGCTCAGTGCTATTCGGGAATACCATCAACTGGTTGTCACAAGGATAAATGTGTCTGTCAACCTCACATGCACGAATTCAACGGTTCCTGCTACAAGAACGTTG GTCTGGGCGAAACTTGTCAGTTGATAGAAGAATGTTCTATGACCCCGCATGCCACCTGTGTGAAAACCAAGTGCCAATGTAGGGAAAACTACGTATCAAACGGCACGGTTTGTTTGATTAAAGCCAACGGTATCAATTTCACTTGTGATGCCGATTTGCAATGCAAAGCTCAACTTGGCGAGGGATCGGAATGCTCATATGGTTCGTGCAAATGTAAAGAAGTTTTTCATTTCAAGGCTTCCATAAATCAGTGCGTTCACGATATAC ttctcaATGAACAGTGCGGAGAACACAGAGACTGCCATCAACCTGGTACTGGTCCGAGTAGACTAGAATGCTTAGTGGGTGTCTGCAAATGTAAATCCCCATATTTAGAAGAAGGTGGATTCTGTATAA ATTCTTCGACCTCTGTGGTGGTCATAAGGTCCATAATATTGTTTCTTGGAACAATATTTCTGATAATCTGA
- the LOC123315071 gene encoding myotubularin-related protein 10-A isoform X1, with protein sequence MMGEAKDSGFKSYIDEGGLESISLNDDQRTKLLNGETIVCEVENVLMYGPLSDKKKFTSGVLTITTFKLSFACAEEESDWRGYIQHNNLLGLNDVCLSSIDTIYQIGEKTKRKLIPGQSVSGKVKELLIVCKNMRTFEFSFKSAAKDGGKNVANVLLHHCYPKRHSLLFAYEYRFFCSDLPSMKCISREAKLFRTKEDWRAEYNRTKCKNWRLSDVNQNFRTSHMLVESLIVPQSLTDSTLTQAVEHFRNRCGPVWVWGTPFGAALVRMADLLPTITDRTQENTLLEHIRRSHPDKKAPYLIDLGKECPSPKDIHVSYLKLRDLCVPDSTRQFKQQDFKFYGLLDSSRWLAHVSVCLGKAVEAAEQLSVHNSTVVLQEGNGTDMNCVISSLVQIILDPYFRSKYGFQSLIQKEWVAMGHQFAFRMGHILDKEVEFCPFFLLFLDCVWQLLQQFPVAFKFSETYLTTLWDSVGISIFDTFLFNCEHDRVVAEQGQDKLVLRSVWDWHKQFGERDIAFFCNPLYLDTFTEKLTPQTGISSLGIWSQCYFRWLPDLEIRCGGRPQIDLWTRIIVSEVWELKEKTEGKENGIHLRNREEYFKLLSTVNSFYPFSHNAKEMTINNALLINSDALDTQSILNMNTD encoded by the exons ATGATGGGGGAGGCTAAAGACTCGGGCTTTAAAAGTTATATTGATGAAGGTGGACTTGAG TCAATATCTCTAAATGATGACCAACGAACAAAACTTCTCAATG GAGAAACTATAGTTTGCGAAGTTGAAAATGTACTGATGTATGGCCCACTGagtgacaaaaaaaaatttacatccGGTGTACTAACAATCACGACATTCAAACTTTCATTTGCTTGTGCCGAGGAGGAATCTGATTGGAGAGGTTACATACAGCACAACAATTTGTTGGGACTGAATGATGTGTGTTTATCCTCCATTGATACTATTTATCAAATTGGTGAAAAAACGAAAAGGAAATTAATACCTGGACAAAGTGTATCAGGGAAAGTCAAGGAATTATTGATAGTTTGTAAA AATATGAGAACGTTTGAATTCAGCTTCAAAAGTGCAGCTAAAGATGGTGGGAAGAATGTAGCAAATGTCTTGTTGCATCATTGTTACCCTAAAAGACATAGTTTATTATTTGCTTACGAATATAG atttttttgtaGTGATCTTCCAAGTATGAAATGCATATCTAGAGAAGCCAAGCTGTTTCGAACAAAAGAAGATTGGAGGGCAGAGTATAACCGAACAAAATGTAAAAATTGGAGATTATCGGATGTCAATCAAAATTTTAGAACATCTCATATGCTGGTAGAGTCGTTAATTGTACCTCAGTCTTTGACTGACTCAACTTTAACGCAGGCTGTGGAACATTTTAGGAATAGGTGTGGTCCTGTTTGG GTATGGGGCACTCCTTTTGGAGCAGCTCTAGTCAGAATGGCAGATTTGCTCCCAACCATAACAGATCGTACCCAAGAAAACACACTACTTGAACATATAAGAAGAAGTCATCCGGATAAAAAAGCTCCTTATCTTATCGATCTCGGCAAAGAATGCCCATCCCCCAAAGACATCCACGTCAGCTATCTGAAGTTACGCGACTTGTGTGTACCTGACAGCACCAGACAGTTCAAGCAGCAAGATTTCAAATTTTACGGACTCCTAGACAGCTCACGGTGGCTGGCACATGTGTCTGTTTGTTTAGGAAAGGCGGTAGAGGCAGCTGAACAGTTGAGTGTTCATAATTCCACCGTGGTTTTGCAAGAAG gaaATGGCACTGATATGAATTGTGTGATATCGAGCCTGGTCCAAATCATCCTAGACCCCTATTTCCGATCAAAATATGGCTTTCAGTCGCTGATTCAAAAAGAGTGGGTCGCTATGGGCCATCAGTTCGCATTTCGCATGGGTCACATTCTCGATAAAGAGGTGGAATTCTGCCCTTTTTTCCTGCTTTTCTTAGATTGCGTCTGGCAGTTGTTGCAGCAATTTCCGGTCGCTTTCAAGTTCAGCGAGACCTATCTGACCACCCTGTGGGACTCGGTGGGTATCTCCATCTTTGACACCTTTCTCTTCAACTGCGAGCACGATAGGGTGGTTGCGGAGCAG GGCCAGGACAAGCTGGTATTAAGGAGCGTTTGGGATTGGCACAAACAGTTTGGAGAGAGAGATATAGCCTTTTTCTGCAACCCCCTCTACCTGGACACATTCACTGAAAAACTAACTCCGCAGACTGGAATTTCCAGTCTCGGCATATGGTCTCAATGTTACTTCCGCTGGCTTCCTGACCTTGAAATACGTTGTGGGGGACGTCCCCAGATCGACCTGTGGACGAGGATTATTGTTTCCGAAGTGTGGGAGTTGAAGGAGAAGACGGAGGGAAAAGAGAACGGAATACACCTCAGAAATAGGGAAGAATACTTCAAACTGCTGAGTACGGTTAACAGCTTTTACCCTTTTAGTCACAATGCAAAGGAGATGACCATCAACAATGCGCTACTTATTAATTCAGATGCTTTAGATACGCAGTCAATACTTAATATGAACACAGACTGA
- the LOC123315071 gene encoding myotubularin-related protein 10-B isoform X2: MMGEAKDSGFKSYIDEGGLESISLNDDQRTKLLNGETIVCEVENVLMYGPLSDKKKFTSGVLTITTFKLSFACAEEESDWRGYIQHNNLLGLNDVCLSSIDTIYQIGEKTKRKLIPGQSVSGKVKELLIVCKNMRTFEFSFKSAAKDGGKNVANVLLHHCYPKRHSLLFAYEYSDLPSMKCISREAKLFRTKEDWRAEYNRTKCKNWRLSDVNQNFRTSHMLVESLIVPQSLTDSTLTQAVEHFRNRCGPVWVWGTPFGAALVRMADLLPTITDRTQENTLLEHIRRSHPDKKAPYLIDLGKECPSPKDIHVSYLKLRDLCVPDSTRQFKQQDFKFYGLLDSSRWLAHVSVCLGKAVEAAEQLSVHNSTVVLQEGNGTDMNCVISSLVQIILDPYFRSKYGFQSLIQKEWVAMGHQFAFRMGHILDKEVEFCPFFLLFLDCVWQLLQQFPVAFKFSETYLTTLWDSVGISIFDTFLFNCEHDRVVAEQGQDKLVLRSVWDWHKQFGERDIAFFCNPLYLDTFTEKLTPQTGISSLGIWSQCYFRWLPDLEIRCGGRPQIDLWTRIIVSEVWELKEKTEGKENGIHLRNREEYFKLLSTVNSFYPFSHNAKEMTINNALLINSDALDTQSILNMNTD; the protein is encoded by the exons ATGATGGGGGAGGCTAAAGACTCGGGCTTTAAAAGTTATATTGATGAAGGTGGACTTGAG TCAATATCTCTAAATGATGACCAACGAACAAAACTTCTCAATG GAGAAACTATAGTTTGCGAAGTTGAAAATGTACTGATGTATGGCCCACTGagtgacaaaaaaaaatttacatccGGTGTACTAACAATCACGACATTCAAACTTTCATTTGCTTGTGCCGAGGAGGAATCTGATTGGAGAGGTTACATACAGCACAACAATTTGTTGGGACTGAATGATGTGTGTTTATCCTCCATTGATACTATTTATCAAATTGGTGAAAAAACGAAAAGGAAATTAATACCTGGACAAAGTGTATCAGGGAAAGTCAAGGAATTATTGATAGTTTGTAAA AATATGAGAACGTTTGAATTCAGCTTCAAAAGTGCAGCTAAAGATGGTGGGAAGAATGTAGCAAATGTCTTGTTGCATCATTGTTACCCTAAAAGACATAGTTTATTATTTGCTTACGAATATAG TGATCTTCCAAGTATGAAATGCATATCTAGAGAAGCCAAGCTGTTTCGAACAAAAGAAGATTGGAGGGCAGAGTATAACCGAACAAAATGTAAAAATTGGAGATTATCGGATGTCAATCAAAATTTTAGAACATCTCATATGCTGGTAGAGTCGTTAATTGTACCTCAGTCTTTGACTGACTCAACTTTAACGCAGGCTGTGGAACATTTTAGGAATAGGTGTGGTCCTGTTTGG GTATGGGGCACTCCTTTTGGAGCAGCTCTAGTCAGAATGGCAGATTTGCTCCCAACCATAACAGATCGTACCCAAGAAAACACACTACTTGAACATATAAGAAGAAGTCATCCGGATAAAAAAGCTCCTTATCTTATCGATCTCGGCAAAGAATGCCCATCCCCCAAAGACATCCACGTCAGCTATCTGAAGTTACGCGACTTGTGTGTACCTGACAGCACCAGACAGTTCAAGCAGCAAGATTTCAAATTTTACGGACTCCTAGACAGCTCACGGTGGCTGGCACATGTGTCTGTTTGTTTAGGAAAGGCGGTAGAGGCAGCTGAACAGTTGAGTGTTCATAATTCCACCGTGGTTTTGCAAGAAG gaaATGGCACTGATATGAATTGTGTGATATCGAGCCTGGTCCAAATCATCCTAGACCCCTATTTCCGATCAAAATATGGCTTTCAGTCGCTGATTCAAAAAGAGTGGGTCGCTATGGGCCATCAGTTCGCATTTCGCATGGGTCACATTCTCGATAAAGAGGTGGAATTCTGCCCTTTTTTCCTGCTTTTCTTAGATTGCGTCTGGCAGTTGTTGCAGCAATTTCCGGTCGCTTTCAAGTTCAGCGAGACCTATCTGACCACCCTGTGGGACTCGGTGGGTATCTCCATCTTTGACACCTTTCTCTTCAACTGCGAGCACGATAGGGTGGTTGCGGAGCAG GGCCAGGACAAGCTGGTATTAAGGAGCGTTTGGGATTGGCACAAACAGTTTGGAGAGAGAGATATAGCCTTTTTCTGCAACCCCCTCTACCTGGACACATTCACTGAAAAACTAACTCCGCAGACTGGAATTTCCAGTCTCGGCATATGGTCTCAATGTTACTTCCGCTGGCTTCCTGACCTTGAAATACGTTGTGGGGGACGTCCCCAGATCGACCTGTGGACGAGGATTATTGTTTCCGAAGTGTGGGAGTTGAAGGAGAAGACGGAGGGAAAAGAGAACGGAATACACCTCAGAAATAGGGAAGAATACTTCAAACTGCTGAGTACGGTTAACAGCTTTTACCCTTTTAGTCACAATGCAAAGGAGATGACCATCAACAATGCGCTACTTATTAATTCAGATGCTTTAGATACGCAGTCAATACTTAATATGAACACAGACTGA